One region of Parambassis ranga chromosome 12, fParRan2.1, whole genome shotgun sequence genomic DNA includes:
- the zdhhc8a gene encoding palmitoyltransferase ZDHHC5, protein MPASGADSLKPSAFIPVCTAACLLVGSTSLFFVFTCPWLAVTICPAVPPCCAILFLFVLANFTMATFMDAGVLPMASEDEDKDDEFRAPLYKNVDVKGVQVRMKWCASCHFYRPPRCSHCSVCDHCVEDFDHHCPWVNNCIGRRNYRYFFLFLLSLTVHMINVFTFGLIYVLHHMDELWKLHCTVTLVVISISGLFLIPVLGLTGFHFFLVSRGRTTNEQVTGKFQGGVNPFTRGCCNNLEYLVCSPISPKYTARPYKKTVIHIQPPFLRPEIDRQMPVKIRDNGIQSLQLQNKRNSAGGVELSDIKQDKTPPPLPPKPDHGLLRSQVAAMDDMGHHTKSIIPVSIPTVPQLRPVLEAISRGSSPIPPEQLLKTAEQQGNSKGPDLHSQSKESPSKGALPVYPPHQTSSLSSTLQLNSLTLNSRSLTLKHSSRHGSKSQLPAMHTDSLGSNLPPGIISSSLLGNHSSSSSSSLSYDHLMNPADPQFMAQRGVPPVSYHAHFMTLGTDGTMQRPPPHTYSPVFMGITRQSPQPRDTSPSLQGLTSRDPSPSLQGFIQRDPSPAFQGLMQRDLASQSIASRDVPPPGVVMRDLASQSLRDSLRDLVPQELTPPKSAAARYDNFSKTIMASLHERREMEERERMLRLQARSQALYGPDMGIYDIPSRRSLPPDNTRPPGSRGPTPPAYGSREFLMSTGILGYGMRTSPLSSSSTSSLTRGHKTSSSPLQSSSSSLQSKGRSSSPAYCPPERQPQGLPSSTSTLPRLPSSSSTSSAPPYSYATAKRSSLPYSSEGKDSVALGVLK, encoded by the exons aTGCCCATGGCTGGCTGTGACCATCTGCCCTGCTGTGCCACCATGCTGTGCCatccttttcctttttgtgcTGGCCAActtcaccatggcaacctttATGGATGCTGGTGTGCTCCCAATGG CCAGCGAGGATGAGGACAAGGATGATGAGTTTCGTGCTCCTCTATACAAGAACGTGGACGTGAAGGGTGTCCAGGTGCGGATGAAGTGGTGTGCGTCGTGTCATTTCTACAGGCCGCCGCGCTGCTCCCACTGCAGCGTCTGCGACCACTGTGTGGAG GACTTTGACCATCACTGTCCCTGGGTAAACAACTGCATTGGGAGGAGGAATTACCGCTacttctttctcttcctgttaTCTCTCACCGTTCATATGATTAATGTCTTCACCTTCGGCCTCATATATGTCCTGCATCACATGGACGAACTGTGGAAGCTGCACTGCACTGTCAC TTTGGTAGTGATCAGTATATCGGGGCTGTTTCTTATTCCTGTCCTGGGTCTCACTGGATTCCACTTCTTCCTGGTGTCCAGAGGACGAACCACAAATGAACAA GTGACAGGGAAATTTCAAGGGGGTGTAAATCCCTTTACACGAGGTTGCTGTAACAATCTGGAGTATCTGGTGTGCAGTCCCATCTCTCCAAA GTACACGGCGAGACCCTACAAGAAAACAGTCATCCACATCCAGCCTCCATTCCTGAGGCCAGAGATTGACAGACAGATGCCAGTGAAAATCAGGGACAACGGTATACAGAGCCTGCAGCTCCAAAATAAA agaaactcagctggaggtgtCGAGCTGTCAGACATCAAACAAGACAAAACTCCACCACCGCTGCCACCGAAACCAGACCACGGTCTCCTGAGAAGCCAAGTAGCTGCCATGGATG ATATGGGACACCACACCAAATCCATCATTCCTGTATCTATTCCCACTGTGCCACAGCTGCGGCCGGTCCTCGAGGCCATATCCAGAGGATCATCACCCATTCCACCAGAGCAG TTGCTgaaaacagcagagcagcaagGGAACAGCAAAGGTCCTGACCTCCATTCTCAGTCTAAAGAAAGCCCTTCGAAAGGCGCACTGCCTGTCTATCCTCCCCATCAGACCAGCTCCCTCTCCAGCACGCTGCAGCTCAACTCTCTGACGCTCAACTCCCGTTCTCTTACCCTGAAACACAGCAGTCGCCATGGCAGCAAATCCCAGCTACCTGCCATGCACACTGACAGTTTGGGGTCCAATCTCCCTCCAGGCATCATCTCCTCCAGCCTGCTGGGCAACCAcagcagtagtagtagcagcAGCCTCTCCTATGATCACCTCATGAACCCTGCAGACCCTCAATTTATGGCTCAGAGAGGGGTCCCGCCTGTCAGCTACCATGCTCACTTTATGACCCTGGGCACAGATGGGACGATGCAGCGGCCACCTCCTCATACCTACAGTCCTGTGTTCATGGGCATCACCAGACAGTCTCCTCAGCCTCGAGACACCTCACCCTCTCTGCAGGGTCTCACCTCACGGGATCCCTCACCTTCTCTCCAAGGTTTCATCCAAAGAGACCCTTCTCCTGCTTTCCAAGGGCTAATGCAAAGAGACCTCGCATCCCAAAGCATTGCATCACGGGACGTCCCGCCTCCAGGTGTGGTGATGCGAGACTTGGCCTCTCAAAGTCTTCGAGACAGCCTTCGGGATCTTGTTCCACAGGAGCTGACGCCTCCGAAGTCTGCTGCTGCACGCTATGATAACTTTTCAAAAACCATCATGGCGTCTCTTCACGAGCGAcgggagatggaggagagggagaggatgcTCCGTCTGCAGGCCAGGTCACAGGCTCTGTATGGGCCCGACATGGGGATTTATGACATCCCCAGCCGGAGGAGTCTACCGCCAGACAACACTCGCCCTCCAGGCTCACGTGGACCAACTCCACCTGCCTACGGCTCCAGGGAGTTTTTAATGAGCACAGGTATTCTAGGTTACGGCATGAGGACATCACCTCTCTCTAGCTCCTCCACATCTTCTCTAACTCGTGGCCATAAAACATCCAGCTCtccactgcagagcagcagcagcagcctgcaaaGCAAGGGCAGGTCTTCGTCTCCGGCTTACTGCCCTCCTGAGAGGCAGCCACAAGGCCTCCCCTCCTCTACATCCACCCTGCCCCGtttgccttcctcctcctccacctcctctgcacCACCTTACTCCTATGCCACTGCCAAACGTTCCTCGCTTCCATACTCCTCTGAGGGGAAGGACTCTGTAGCTTTGGGAGtccttaaataa